The DNA window CTCGGCAGTCCGCATTACAAGTCGGAACAAGACAACGCACAGGCCAACACTCACGCCAAGCGCGATCGAAACTCCAAGCAAACCATAGGAGGTATGCCGGTAGCCCGCCACAGAGCGCACGACGTCGCCTGCAAACGTCTCGCTGCGTTTTTTTCTTTCTGCGTTATGTATTTCCTTCATTCCGTATAAGAATCATCCCACTGGCAAGCCCGGATTGAGATAGACCGCTCGCGTTGGGTCGGCCCGTTGTTGGGCGACTGCGGTCTCTGCGTCGGCGATGCTCGAATAGATCGCAAAAAAGGCGCTTCCACTTCCGCTTATTCGTACGAACAGTGCGCCAGATCGCTCCAGGTCATCGCGTAATGTCTCCAATTGCGGAGCAATGGAAAGCGCAATCGGCTCAAAATCGTTTCGGAGCCCATATTTCCATTCTGCAATCGGTTGACGAAGTACTGCGACGAGTTCTGTCGCGTTCGATCGTTCACCGATTTCATCAAGCCGACGATATGCCTCGGCGGTGTTGATAGATATTTCAAGCGGTTTTACGAGTACGATCGGATTTGCGAGTACGAACTCAATCGGCGTGAGTATGTCCCCAATCCCTCCAGCCAATGCCATTCGAGACTCGAGAAGAAAAAACGGGACATCAGCTCCGAGAGACCCTGCAATGTTGAATTGAGTCTCCGTAGGAATCGGAGCGACCAGATCCGAAAAGATTTTGATTGCTAAAGCAGCATTTGCCGAGCCGCCGCCAAGTCCGGCTCCGACCGGGACCCGTTTCTGCAGACTGATCGAGAGCCCCGGCATTTGCTCTCCCATCACCTCAGCACAGGCTCTGATTGCTCGCGTCACCAGATTGCTGTTGTCGGACGGTACAGAACTACCTTCTACTCGAAGCGAGTATCTGTCGGAGAGATCGACCTCGAATCTATCGAACGGCTCGTCTAACCGATAGAAAATGGTGTTGAGGTCGTGATACCCATCGGGCCGACGGCCAAGCACCTCAAGCCCGAGGTTAATCTTGCAGTATGAGTAGTATGTTCGGCTCATCCAACGACGACGTATTTAGATAGAAGTGTTTTAAATCACCCCGATGCGTTGTGACATTCTGTCCTTTCACTGTAGCGCCTTAAACCGGGACACATTAGAGCATTGGGGTAGCGCCTCTCATTAAACGGTTTACGAAGTAGTCATTCTGAGCGAAGCGAAGAATCCCTTGATGAAACGCAGTAAGGCTCCGCCAAAGCAATTCTTCGCTTCGCTCAGAATGACAATACGAATACAGTCTAACACGGTGCCACTACCAGCATCAGCCCGAGAAAACGTTTACCGGAAGTTACTTGTTCTGATACCGTTGCAAAATTGTAGCATTGTCAGTCCTCGAAAATACTTTAGAATACTATCGGTAATTCTAATTATACAAATTAGAAAGGGCATCCATCGTGAAAGAGAATATTGTTGAAGTCCGTGCCAGCTCGGAAGTACGTCACGAGTTGCAGAATCGGGGCAGTAAATCGGTGCGTATATCCGCCGACCGCGTCCACGAGACGCTCGGAAAGCACATGCTTGTTGACGGGTTCGACCTGGTGGTCGACCTTCGCAAATCCCAAGGAAATTTCATTCATGACGCCCGAACCGGCAAGCGCTTCCTCGACTTCTTTACCTTCTTTGCGAGTTGCCCCGTAGGGATGAACCATCCGAGCATGGAAGAGGAAGAGTTCAAGACTCGCCTCCTCTCTGCCGCGATGAACAAGCCCTCGAGCTCCGATGCATACACGGTCGAGATGGCGGAATTTGTCGAAACGTTCAGCCAGGTTGCAATCCCAGAGTACCTTCCCCACCTATTCCTGATCGAGGGCGGCGGCGCGGCGGTGGAAAACGCTCTGAAGGTTGCATTCGACTGGAAAGTCCGGAAGAATTTTCTCAAAGGCTATACGCAGGAGCGTGGTCACATGATCATGCATTTCCGCTACGCATTCCATGGCCGTAACGGTTACGCCCTCTCGCTGACGAATACCGACCCGACCAAGACACTCTATTTCCCGAAGTTCAAAGAATGGCCAAGGATCGACTCGCCGTTCCTCACCTTTCCGCTTAATGAAGAGAACCTCGCCAAAGCTGCCGAAGCGGAGGAGAAGTCGCTCAAGCAGATGAAAGAGGCCTTCATGAACTATCCCGACCAAATCGCGGCGATCATCATCGAACCGATCCAGGGCGAGGGCGGAGATAATTATTTCAGCGAGAATTTCCACCGGACATTGCGTCGGCTTGCCGATGAAAACGATGCGTTGCTTATTTATGATGAGGTTCAGACAGGCATTGGCCTCACCGGAAAGATGTGGGCGCACCAACACTATGTCCAGCCCGACATCATGACCTTCGGAAAAAAGATGCAAGTCTGCGGCCTGCTTGCCTCACGTCGCATCGATGAGGTGCATGATAATGTCTTTCTGAAGTCGAGTCGTATTAACTCGACCTGGGGCGGCAATCTCGTCGACATGGTTCGTGCGCAGAAATACTTGGAGATCATCCGTGACGAGAATCTCGTCGAGAATGCGCACAGCCAAGGTGAGTATATGCTTGGTCAGGTGCAATCACTGGCCGAAGAATTTCCGACCGTCATTGCGAACCCTCGCGGCAAAGGGCTGATGATCGCCTTTACACTTGCCGAGGCCCAGATGCGCGACGCATTGCGTCAAAAATGTTACGACGAAGGGCTGATTCTGATCGGCTGCGGCGACCGTTCGATCCGATTCCGGCCTGCGCTCAATATTTCCCGCGAAGAGATCGATATGGGGATTACGGTCATTCGCGAACAAATCAAGGAGCTATCGCTTCGAGAATTTTAACTCACTGCTCACCACCCCTGGGGCTGTACCCACAACCATACGCTCATTACCGTACGAATGTCACAACCGAACAGTACCGACGCTGCTCTGGCACAAGTAGTCGCTCGCTATGGCGACCGTGCCGCCGATTATCTTGAAGGAATCGCAATCCGTCGGGAGATCACCTACGACGACTACATCCAGACCGACACACTGCTTTCGCTGCAAAAGCCGCTGACCGATTATCACGACGAGCTCACGTTTTTGATGTATCATCAGCAGACCGAGCTATGGTTTCGGCTTGCGTTGCACGAGATGGAAGCGGGGATCGGGGCGTTGCTGAAGTCGCCCGCCGATATTGCATACGGGATTCAAGCTGCAAGCCGCACCAATCGTATTCTCGGCTTTCTCACGCAGAGTTTTGACATACTCATCGACGGACTCGACACCGAAGAATTTCTGATCTTCCGAAAGGCCTTCGGATCGTCCAGCGGTTTCCAATCCGCACAGTTCCGCGCGATCGAGATCGTCGCCGGTCTTGAACGCAAGCAAAAAGGTGAAGACAAAACGTTCTACTGGGAGCGAGCAGCACGTAATCTCGAAACCGGCGAACCGACGCTGACGCTTGTCAAGTTCAAAGAGAAGCATTTGGCCTGGCTCAATGATATGTACGAAAAGCGCGAGCCGTATTCCTTCCGTATGGCATTTGAACGCGCCGTACGCGCAGCCTCCGGTATCACCGACCTACAATCTCTTTATGCTGCAACGCTCAACGGTGACCTCGGCGGCGATATTCGGACCCTCGCGCACGAATTACTCGCACTCGACCAGTCGATCATCGATTGGAAGAAATCACATTTGCGTGCCGCTGCCAAACACATGGTCAAAGCGCCGCGCGGCACCGGAGATACGAATTGGGCTGAGTACCTCGCCCGTTCGATCCAGGAGGAGCACTACTTCCCCGAGCTTGTCAAAGCGAACGAGGAGTTTGCAGAGGCAGAAGCCGAGATTCCGACGTTAGGTGATGCCTAACGCCTGACCTTCGTTCTTGGGCAACAGGTATTGAAAATCCCGTTCGGTGTGTCGAGAATATCCAGACATACCGAACGGGATTTTCGCTTTGAAATACACCGATATTACAAATGATAATTCGGTGCCTCTTTTGTGATCGTTACATCGTGCGGATGCGACTCTCGCAAGCTTGCAGGTGAGATACGCACGAACTTCCCTTTTGCCTGAAGCTCCTGAATGGTGGCAGAACCGGTGTAGCCCATTGCCGCTTTCAGTCCGCCCGCCATCTGATAAATGATCTCGGAGAGCGACCCCTTGAACGGTACACGTCCTTCGATTCCTTCCGGCACCATCTTTGCGAGTCCCTCTTCTACATCCTGGAAATAGCGATCAGCCGACCCTTGCGCCATTGCGGAAAGCGAACCCATTCCTCGATAAGTCTTATATGCTCGGCCCTCGAGAAACATCTTTTCGCCAGGCGATTCTTCCGTTCCGGCAAAGAGGTTGCCGATCATAACCGTTGACGCACCGCCGGCGATGGCCTTCGGGATATCGCCTGTTTGCTTGATGCCGCCATCGGCAATGATCGGGACACCTTTTTTCGCCCCAACAACGGATGCCAGCATCACGGCAGAAAGCTGAGGTACACCAACTCCGGCTACAATACGGGTCGTGCAAATCGACCCGGGACCGACACCAACCTTCACGGCGTCCACACCGGCGTCGATCAGTGCGAGCGCTCCCTCGCCGGTTGCGACATTTCCGGCAACGACATCAATCTGCTTGAATGTCTTGCGGACGCGCTTGACCATCTCGATCACGCCTCGTGTATGACCATGGGCGGTGTCAACGATAACAACATCCAAGTTTGAGGCCACGAGCGCAGCTACACGATCGAGCGTATCCGCCGAGATACCAACAGCGGCACCGCAAACTAGCCTACCCGCAGAGTCTTTTGCCGCATTAGGATAGCGCTTTTTCTTCTGAATATCCTTAAACGTAATCAGTCCGCGTAATTTTCCGGACCGATCAACGACGGGAAGCTTTTCGATCTTGTTCGACTGCAATATTCTCTCGGCCTTTTCGAGCGTTGTTCCAACTGGAGCAATGACAAGATTTTCCTTCGTCATGATGTCCTCGATCCGCTTGTCACGATTCGTCTCGAAGCGGATATCGCGGTTGGTAAGCATCCCAACCAGGCGCTCCTCCTCGTCAATCACCGGAATACCCGAAATGCTGTATTTCTCCATCAGTAATACCGCATCGCGGAGTGTATGGCCTTTCTTGAGGGTGATCGGGTGCTGGATCATCCCGCTTTCGCTGCGTTTGACCCGATCGACTTCTTCCGCCTGACGCTGAATAGAAAGATTCTTGTGGATAATGCCGATTCCCCCCTCACGGGCCATTGCGATCGCCATTGCCGACTCGGTCACCGTATCCATCGCGCTTGAGACAAACGGCGAATAGAGACGAATATTGCGGGTAAACTGGGTCGATATATCTACTTCGCGCGGGAGTACTTCGCTATAGTTCGGTACGAGTAACACATCATCGTATGTGATGCCGTCGCCGTAGGGAAACTTCGATTGCAGGTCGAGCGGAAGTGAGGATTTGGAAACAGAAAGGCGGGTTGTTGCGGTCTTTGCCATGAAAAACTCCTGAGTGATACAGTTGTTCTTCGCTGGTAAAACAACAAACGTTCGCCGCTGGTTTCGCCTGCTTCTTCTTGTTACTCTCGGATCAGAACGATCGTTGCGGTTGCCGTGCTCCCACCGACCCGTAACCGAATGACGTACTCACCCGTCGCAGCCGCTGATGCATTCCAATCTATCGTATGCCGGCCCGCAGCAAGTATTTCATCGGTCAGTGTCGCGACGACCAAGCCGTACATATTGACAACATCAATTGTGACGTTCGATGGTGTCGGCAGATCGAACGATACCACGCATCGGTCGCTGGCCGGGTTCGGGTAAATATTCAGACCGAGGCTATTTGCCACGACCCCGGAAGCGATTCCTGCATTGCCCACTGGGAGGTCGCTGATCTTTCGCCGCCACAAGCCGTAGCTCGTCGAGGCATAGACATACCCGTCGTAGAGCGCAAAGTTGAACACGTTTCTGTCCTCGAGACCTTCGTTAAATTGCGACCAACTCGCACCGGAATCGAGAGAAACGAAGACACCACCAGAACCGCCGGCGAGCATACGATTCTTTTCCGTAACGAACGCCCGAATACTGCCGAAGATCATAGTAAGACCGGTGGCAGGTAATAGTTGCCATGTCACCCCGCTATCATGTGAAACAGAAACCGTTACATTCGCCGTCATCGTATCCGTAGAGGCTGCGTAGAAATCTTTCCCCCAAGCATAGAGTGCAGACGCCATCAAGTTCGGTGCAGTGCGATGCCACGAATTGCCAAGGTCTGACGATGCAAAGATCCCGCCATATCCCGTTGCGGCAATCAGCGCATCGCCGTTCGAACAAAGCAACTGCGCATCGCTATAAAGACTAGTACCGAGCATGTAGGAGAAGCCATTGTCCCGCTCCGCCCAGTTCACACCCTTGTCACTACTCATCCAGATACCACCGGTATATACTGTTCCGCACAGGACATTCGAGCCCTGCGGTGTTAACGAGTACACCATTCCTGTCTGATTCGGAGCCTGAGAAGTAGGATTCCACGTCAATCCATCGTCATCGGATCGAAAGACCCCTTTGCTATCTGCGGCGGCGTACACACTGCCGTTTAGGTTTAGTAGGTCGTGAATTGTCGTGTTCGACGCAAGACCGTTTCCACTGCCAACCCAATGATAGCCGCTGTCATCGCTACGAAACATCGACACACTGCCTTGAGCATAGACGCCCGCCAACAACCGATTCCCGATCGAAAGCAAATGTGCCATCGGCGGAGGTGCCTGCTCGAACATATAAATACCGTTGTTCGAGAGCTCCCAGCTCGCGCCGAGATCGGTCGAACGATGAATACCTTGATAATCTCCGACGAGCGTCACATCTCCGATAGCCGTTGCCGCGATCATCGAATACAAGCTGGTCACGGTCCAATGCGATCCATTGTCAACAGTACGAAATACACCGGATTGATTTCCGAGGGCTAGCACAACATTCTCGGTCGCACAGACCTTGGTCACGACCGAGCAACCTCCCACGATGCCACTATCGACAACCGTCCATGATGCTCCGTGATCGGTGGAACGCCGAACGTCTGTGTTTCCGAACGTGCAGGTGTACAACGAACCACCCACTGCAGACACGTTGAACCGGTTAGAATCTATCGTTACCCACGGAGTCGTCACACTGCTTCGCCGATATACATATCCCCGACCAGAACACGCGAACAAATCGGTCCCTACCACAGCCAGCGATCCTATCCACCAGTCGCCGTTCAAGCCGTTTGTAATAGCACTCCAGCTTTCCCCAAGATTTGCCGATCGCTTCACACCAAGTCCGTTCGTGGTTGCATAGAGTTCTGTGTCAATGACGGCGAGGGCGGTAATGCCCGGTATCGCTTCCGTCCCTGCAAGCTTGGCCCAGTGTGTGCCGTCATCATCCGAACGAAATATGCCATTTCCTGCAGTCCCTGCGAAGATATGGTTACCGATCACAGCAACCGCCATGACGGAATCGTCAATGCGGGACTCGCGCCAAGTTTTCCCTGAATCAGCCGAGGTGATGACACCGGCGCCGATCGTCCCGGCAAACGTAAGCGAGCCCTTCGTGGCAAAAGACGTTACCACCCCTCCGGTCGGACCGATCCGTTCCCATTGGGCATTCGCTACAGATGCAACAGAAATAGCACAAACGATGCATGCAACAAGGACATGTTTCATAGAGGTATAACGATCGATTGTGATGGGAAACCTAACGATGAAGGGTCACTCCGCAGGCTCAGACTCGTCCTGCTTCGGACTTGCTACAATATTCTCGATTTCATAGAATGATGTCTCGGATCCGAGACCGGGGAATTCGGTATCGAACGACGTGCGCTTGGCGGGGTCCTGCTTAAATGCGACAAGCAACTCCACTGCCGCTTCCAGCGTGTCGCCGTTGCAATAGAGCGCTTTGGCACGAAGATAATGTGCATCGGCCCATTCCGGCTCCAGATGCGCGGCCTGTTCGAACGCTGCGGCAGCATCGGCGAATTCGCGCTCGTCGAGGAGTGTCACGCCGTAATCGTACCACGCCTCGAAGTCATCCGGCGCAAGTTCGAGAACCATCTTGTATGCGAGGATCGCATCGCTGCGACGGCCAAGATTGTAGAGTGCATCCGCTTTGGCATACCACAACTCCGAGTTCTTGGAGTTGATGGCAAGCGCCGCGTCATAGTCTTCGAGTGCTTTGCGGGGATGATCGAGCGCGTCGTAGCAACTGCCGCGGCCGAAGTAGCTCTCGGAATGCTTTGGGTCGAACTTGATCGCTTGCGAGAAGCAACGGATCGCATCGCGCCAGCGCTGCAACTCTTCGTACGCATTGCCGAGATTATGCCATGCGCTTACATCTTCGGCATCATGTTTGAGACACTCTTTGTAGGAATCGATGGCCTCGTTTAGCTTCCCGAGATTTGCATACGCATTCCCCCGGTTATACCATGCTGAACCGAACGTGTCTTTGATCGCCAGGGCCATGTCATAGCATGAAATCGCTTTATTAAAGCTTCCCATGCGGTTATAGACGATGCCAAGGTTATACCAGCAATTATGGTTATAGGGATCGAGATCCAGATGCGCCTCGTATGCGGCGATCGCTTTGTCAAAATCGTCAAGCGAGTCGTAGCAGAACCCGAGCTCGTAGAGAGCGTCCTTCGTATATTCTTCTTTCGAACTGAGATACTGGAAAATCGAAATGGCTTCTTTGAAGCGGTCGGCCTTTTCCAGACAGATCGCCTTGCTGAACAGCGCTTCGTCGTTCGTCGGATCGACATTGAGGGCACGATCGAACGCGACAAGAGCGTCTTCTGTGTTGCCGAGAGCCTCTTGTACTACCCCGTAATTCATGGAGAGCTCCGGGTCGGTCGGATCGAGGGCAAGGCCTTTTTCATATGACGTTGCAGCCTCTTCAAATTGGCCGTGATGGGCTTCGAGCATACCGCGACGCGACCATGCCTGGGCGCTGAACGGCGCGTACTCGGTTAGCAATTTGGAGTAATGAAGCGCTTCTTCGAACTTCTCGTTCTCTATGCAGTAGTCAACGAGTTCTTCGAGAATATCCGGGTTGAGGAATGCACGGGGTTTGGGGTCCTTTTCCGAACGCTTTTCCTCGCGATAGCGGGTTATCTCTTCCTCAAAATAGCGACGGCGATCTTCTCGACCTTCCTTTTCCCCTTCGGGCGAATCGTCATCGTCAAATGCAAACGGATCGTAGTCGTCGTAGATGTCCATGTCTAGCTCTCTATATAAAGCAACACGGTACTCCTCCCCCTCGTTTCACATGATTCCCACATGTTATGAACACAAAAATAGCATATGTTTGGGGGAATTGTATCTCTATTTTACAGAAATAATTTACTTTAATTAAATATTTATAATTTATTGCTTTATAATAACTTATCAACAATCATTTGACTGCAAAATATACAAAAGTCGATGCATGCTCCTCTCAGAGAGCAAAATTAGCATTGTCGATAACCTGTGGGCAATTAAAACGATAGCGGTGTGGGACTATTAACTCGCTTGGTTTAGTTCGATCAACAGCGCCTTACAAGCTCAAAATGGAACGACTACGTTACTCCCTCCTGTTGTACGCACTCGTTTCGGCGTGTAGCGCAGCCTGGTAGCGCACCACTTTGGGGTAGTGGGGGTCGTGGGTTCAAATCCCGCCACGCCGACAAATAGTCAGTAACGAGTGTACTGTAGGTTTGTACGTTGGCTCGTTCTGTAGGGGCTCTTTCGGTCGTCATCGTCGCTTCCCCTCGCCTTTTGAAAGTTTGTTACTCGAACCCACTTCATCCGGCATCTACTGCTCACAAGGCGATTTTTACATCGACCCGGTTTCCCCTGTTTCCAGAGCGATCATTACACATGCCCATACTGACCACGCTCGGCCGGGCATGAAGTCGTACCTGACGTCGGTCTCCGGTGAGCCACTGGTACGCGCACGGGTAGGAATGCGAGCTTCGATCGAACCTCTCTCATTCGGCACACAGATCATGATCGGAGACGTGAAGGTGAGTTTGCATCCGGCCGGGCATATCCTTGGTTCTGCTCAAGTGAGAGTCGAGCACAATGGCGAGGTTTGGGTGGTCAGCGGCGACTACAAGCTTGAGCCTGACCCAACCTGCGAGCCGTTCGAGCCTGTCCCCTGCCATACGTTCATCACTGAATCTACCTTTGGGCGTCCCAACTACAAGTGGAAGCCACAACGCGAAATATTCAATCGCATGAACGACTGGTGGAGCATGAACAAGACGTGGGGCATGGCGAGCCTTGTCGGTGCCTACTCGCTCGGGAAAGCACAACGAGTGCTTGCAGGGCTCGACCCAGAGATTGGTCCGATCTATATTTACCCAACGATCGAGACGTACCTCCCGGCCTACCGGCGCGCCGGTGTCACCTTCCCACAGTTGCAGTTATTCGAACCTGAGCGTGTACACGAGATCGTTAACGAAGGGGCGCTGATCGTTGCGCCGCCGAATATCAGAACATTGTTTACAGGCATCGAAGCGAGTAAGATATCGACGGGATTTGCCTCCGGGTGGATGTCCAGAGGCGGAAAACACAGCACCGTATATGACATTGGCTTCCCGCTGTCCGATCATGCCGATTGGAACGGCCTGCTTCACGCAATCGAAGCCACCGGTGCAGCGCGCGTCTTTGCCATGCACGGGTTCACGAAGACATTGACCGAGCATTTACGCACACTTGGCTACGAGGCGCATGAATGGCATTAAGCCATGGGGGTGGTTCATGAGAATGCGCCAATAAGATTCATGATGCTCCCCATCGCCAGAGAACATCCCCGCCGCTGGGAACAGATGCACCCGAAAAGCACTTAGAAAGCATATAGATCATTCGATACGATCATGGATAATCTTCAGTTGCTGATCACACTCGGAACTGAGTTCGAGGCACAGATCATTAAAGCAAAACTTGCCGAAGCCGGTATTGAAAGCCTTATGCAGGTTGCCGATACCGACAACATGGTGCCGGCTTTGGATTATAGTCGGGGGGTCGGCATCTACGTCGAAGAAGCCGATTATGATGTTGCTCGTTCGATGATCGATTCCGGCGAAGACGACCTCGATGACGACATGGAGATCGGCGTCGGCGACTGAGTGCGAAATGGCAGTTGTGAAGCGTACATGGTGAAGAAGTCAACCGACTTCTTCTGTTGATTCGTCATTGATTCCTCCCGAACCAGCCTCAGCCAATCTTCGTTTTAGTGCGCGCTTAACAATACGACGGTGCGAATCACCTCTCCGTCGAACTATTATCCGATCCCAATCATGAAAAAGATTACCGTTATTGGCGCCGGAAACGTCGGCGCAACCGTAGCCCAGCGTGTAGCCGACAAGGAGCTCGCCGAGCAGATCGTCCTGGTCGACGTCGTCGATGGTATTCCGCAGGGTAAGGGTCTCGACATGTTCGAGTCCGCCCCGGTCCACGGCACCGACACCCGTATCGTCGGCTCCAACACGTATGAAGAGACCGCCGGCTCGGACATCGTCGTCATCACCGCAGGTCTCGCCCGCAAGCCCGGCATGAGCCGCGACGACTTGCTCGCAAAGAATGCCGAGATCGTCGGTGGCTGCGCGGAGAACGCCTTCAAGCACAGCCCGAACGCGATCTTCATCATCGTGTCGAACCCGCTCGACGTCATGACCTACGTCGCGCTCAAGAAGACCGGTCTGCCGCGTAACAGAGTCATCGGCATGGCGGGTGTACTCGATAGTGCCCGCTTCCGCAGCTTCATCGCAATGGAGCTTGACGTGTCGGTGCAGGATGTCACGGCATTCGTACTCGGCGGTCACGGCGATTCGATGGTGCCACTTGCCCGCTACTCGACGGTCGCCGGCATTCCACTTCCCGAGCTGATCCCGGCCGATCGTTTGCAGCAGATCATTCAGCGCACGCGAGATGGTGGCATCGAGATCGTGAACTACCTTAAGACCGGCAGCGCCTACTACGCCCCCGGTTCGAGCGCAGCCCAGATGGTCGAGTCCATCGCTCGCAACAAAAAGCGCGTACTTCCCTGCGCCGTGTGGCTCCAGGGCGAGTATGGCCTGAAGGACACCGTCTGCGGCGTTCCGGTCAAGCTCGGCACAAACGGCATCGAGCAGATCATCGAGATCAAGCTCAGCCCGGAGGAGCAGGCAGAACTCAACAAGAGCTCAGCCGATGTTCAGGCGAATATCGCAAAGGTAACGCTCTAATAGGGGCATCGAATACTCTACAAAAGGCGGCCGTTGTGCCGCCTTTTCTTTGCCCGATAGTAACTTTTACCAAAAAATGCAGTTGTAATAAGAGAGACCGAATATTTCTATCTGATATCATGAAGACACGAATTCTCATCGCACTCGCAGCAGGGCTTCTCATCGCAGGCCTGCAATCCTGTAGTTCATCGTCAAGCCCTTCCGGTACCGATAATTCCTATACGCCGAAAACCGTGAAGTTCAAACAAGGCTTTTCGGCGACCTATGATCTCTTTCTCACGGATACCACGAGTTCCGATCCAATCCTACAGGATTCAGCGCAACACAATGTTGTCGAAACCGTGTTGGATACCAATCGGTCTTACGGTGGCTACACGCATGTCACCAGCACGTACTTCGCGTCCTCTCCCGGGGATTCGAACTATTACTATCAGGATGCACAAGGAAATCTCTGGCGATACAACTATGGATTTAGCAGGTTGAATAGTTACTCGTTCCTGGTCGCGGCATTGGGCGGTCCTGTTGATGTGCATTGGGTACTTGTCGCGAAACCGGGTTCACCGGTTGGCACGACGTGGATTGCCAAGAACGACAGCGCTATCTTCCAGGCGTTAGGCAATGCAAAAATTTACCTGAAGGATGTCGCAACCACGATGGCAGATACCACCTTCACGATCGGCGGACAGTCGGTGCCGACGACACACGTCCAACATATGGTCACCGCTACTGATGCCTCGGGTGTTGCATTCAAAGGCTCGATCGAGATTGACACTTATATTTCTACCGAGCTCGGAATCACGGTTGAGGACTTCTTCCATCACTCGACGATCGCCAGCCCGACATATAATGCGAAAGCTCGTGGATCACTGAAGATCATGACATCGCATCAATGATTAGAATGAGCATTACACAAAAAGAGCGGCTTCTGGCCGCTCTTTTCGTTTGGATCAATTTCCGAGCAATCGCCGAGAGAGATCGGTCTGAAGAATGTTCTCGGGGTCGAGTCGCTGCTTGAGACTCTTGAGTCGCTGGAGTGTCTCCGCACCCAAGAACTGCTCCAAGTCATTCGGACGCAACGTTGCATCTTTAGCAAAGTAGAACTTCCCCCCAGCCCGCAGTACTTCTTCATTCATGTG is part of the Bacteroidota bacterium genome and encodes:
- a CDS encoding ligase-associated DNA damage response exonuclease; this translates as MLLEPTSSGIYCSQGDFYIDPVSPVSRAIITHAHTDHARPGMKSYLTSVSGEPLVRARVGMRASIEPLSFGTQIMIGDVKVSLHPAGHILGSAQVRVEHNGEVWVVSGDYKLEPDPTCEPFEPVPCHTFITESTFGRPNYKWKPQREIFNRMNDWWSMNKTWGMASLVGAYSLGKAQRVLAGLDPEIGPIYIYPTIETYLPAYRRAGVTFPQLQLFEPERVHEIVNEGALIVAPPNIRTLFTGIEASKISTGFASGWMSRGGKHSTVYDIGFPLSDHADWNGLLHAIEATGAARVFAMHGFTKTLTEHLRTLGYEAHEWH
- a CDS encoding DUF2007 domain-containing protein is translated as MDNLQLLITLGTEFEAQIIKAKLAEAGIESLMQVADTDNMVPALDYSRGVGIYVEEADYDVARSMIDSGEDDLDDDMEIGVGD
- the mdh gene encoding malate dehydrogenase translates to MKKITVIGAGNVGATVAQRVADKELAEQIVLVDVVDGIPQGKGLDMFESAPVHGTDTRIVGSNTYEETAGSDIVVITAGLARKPGMSRDDLLAKNAEIVGGCAENAFKHSPNAIFIIVSNPLDVMTYVALKKTGLPRNRVIGMAGVLDSARFRSFIAMELDVSVQDVTAFVLGGHGDSMVPLARYSTVAGIPLPELIPADRLQQIIQRTRDGGIEIVNYLKTGSAYYAPGSSAAQMVESIARNKKRVLPCAVWLQGEYGLKDTVCGVPVKLGTNGIEQIIEIKLSPEEQAELNKSSADVQANIAKVTL